Proteins from one Toxotes jaculatrix isolate fToxJac2 chromosome 13, fToxJac2.pri, whole genome shotgun sequence genomic window:
- the LOC121192047 gene encoding zymogen granule membrane protein 16-like, with protein MQYIILFALLTASVLADVQPQFYSYSPAVGSGSGTSYSLTGEGRITAVRIWETYNNFVYGIQFRYGFIWSPVVGSQTGEALEMELNDGEAIIQISGKYAHYIQSLVFVTNRGRSLHAGQPYGHSFNMYPTHSEAELRFISGRVHGALTSIGAHWAVVDSVSDTTAGN; from the exons ATGCAGTACATCATTCTCTTCGCTCTGCTCACAGCTTCTGTGTTGGCTGATG tCCAGCCTCAGTTCTACTCCTACTCCCCAGCAGTGGGGTCAGGAAGTGGCACCAGTTACAGCCTGACTGGAGAGGGCCGTATCACAGCTGTCCGCATCTGGGAGACCTACAACAACTTTGTCTACGG CATCCAGTTTAGATACGGCTTCATTTGGTCCCCAGTTGTTGGCTCCCAAACTGGCGAGGCCCTGGAGATGGAGTTGAATGATGGCGAGGCCATCATTCAAATTTCGGGGAAATATGCTCACTACATCCAGTCACTGGTGTTCGTGACTAACAGGGGCCGCTCCCTGCATGCAGGCCAGCCATATGGCCACTCCTTCAACATGTACCCTACCCACAGCGAGGCTGAGCTGCGTTTCATCAGCGGCCGCGTCCACGGGGCTCTCACCTCCATCGGAGCCCACTGGGCTGTCGTTGATTCGGTTTCTGACACCACTGCTGGGAATTGA
- the abrab gene encoding actin binding Rho activating protein b, with product MSNKQSSQASQRKPSTNKNIKKLRTVSMVCSLASSWQQWVTENETKQASEPSGWAPSSLGGPTEEPKKTWVPKKPPPSQAQPKEVSQNNATTSGDAQKTLAPHEKTEGGLTSAEPPVASRIKTKQVVKTVTSGVQEKSAGIGLLTEKIKREALPSGEEIDRLLTKKSSPTRRRKCSNMVSSLTKSWKQVENEQKFGKERQVLGEAHTFGVDKEESGHTEAGKERLEIEDAQTHTASFLKEAEQRDCEGDSESAVKIKRPPVSAYKKEAEDANKISALSKKYSAVGNLKSRWQNWASEHNVNQKLNPFSEYFDYDYSMSLRLQKGQDGYGRPKEGTKTAERAKRAEQHIHREIADMCYVIRTMADPDPDGKTRITFGQLFDRYVRISDKVVGILMRARKHGKVAFEGEMLWQGQDDGVIITLLV from the exons ATGTCTAACAAACAGAGCAGCCAAGCATCCCAGAGGAAACCATCCACCAACAAGAACATCAAGAAGCTCCGCACAGTTAGCATGGTGTGCAGCCTGGCGAGCAGCTGGCAGCAGTGGGTGACGGAGAACGAGACAAAGCAGGCCAGTGAACCCAGCGGCTGGGCTCCATCCTCACTGGGAGGACCAACAGAAGAACCCAAAAAGACATGGGTCCCCAAGAAACCTCCTCCCTCTCAAGCCCAGCCAAAGGAAGTTTCTCAAAATAATGCAACAACTTCTGGAGATGCTCAAAAGACATTAGCTCCTCACGAGAAAACTGAGGGGGGTCTGACCTCAGCTGAGCCACCGGTTGCGTCTCGTATCAAGACAAAGCAAGTGGTTAAAACGGTGACCAGTGGGGTTCAGGAGAAAAGCGCAGGCATCGGACTCCTGACCGAGAAGATCAAGAGAGAGGCTCTGCCATCAGGCGAGGAGATTGACAGGCTGCTGACGAAGAAAAGCTCACCCACGCGCCGCAGGAAGTGCTCCAACATGGTATCATCACTGACCAAAAGCTGGAAGCAGGTGGAGAACGAGCAGAAGTTcggaaaagaaagacaagtaCTAGGAGAGGCCCACACCTTTGGTGTAGATAAAGAGGAGAGTGGACACACTGAGGCAGGAAAGGAGAGACTGGAGATAGAGgatgctcaaacacacacagcaagctTTTTAAAAGAAGCAGAGCAAAGAGACTGTGAAGGAGACTCTGAGTCAGCAGTGAAGATTAAAAGACCTCCAGTATCAGC GTACAAAAAGGAAGCTGAAGATGCCAACAAGATTAGTGCTCTCTCCAAGAAATACAGTGCTGTGGGAAACCTTAAGAGCCGCTGGCAGAACTGGGCCTCGGAGCACAATGTTAACCAGAAACTAAACCCCTTCAGTGAATACTTTGACTATGATTACTCCATGTCTCTCCGCCTCCAGAAGGGTCAGGATGGTTATGGACGCCCCAAAGAAGGCACTAAAACAGCGGAGAGAGCCAAACGTGCAGAGCAACACATCCACCGTGAGATCGCTGACATGTGTTACGTGATCAGGACTATGGCTGATCCAGACCCAGACGGAAAGACCCGCATCACGTTTGGACAGCTGTTTGACAGATACGTTCGGATCTCTGATAAGGTGGTAGGGATTCTGATGAGAGCCAGAAAACATGGGAAGGTGGCGTTCGAAGGGGAGATGCTGTGGCAAGGCCAGGATGATGGAGTGATCATTACTCTGCTGGTTTGA
- the LOC121192048 gene encoding zymogen granule membrane protein 16-like: MFFATIFVLLAVSALADSQSQLYSFSSPVGSGSGSPYTITGEGRITAIRVWEYYSNYIRGFQFRYGFIWSPVAGYQYGQPQEMELRDGEAIVQISGKHAHYLQSVVFTTNMGRSLYAGQPSGHSFNMYPTNAQAELRFISGRVHGGITSIGAHWAVADPTFNSTAGH, encoded by the exons ATGTTTTTTGCTACCATCTTTGTTCTTCTTGCAGTCTCTGCTTTAGCTGACT ccCAGTCTCAGCTCTACTCGTTCTCCTCACCCGTGGGCTCAGGAAGCGGCAGCCCTTACACTATCACTGGAGAGGGAAGGATCACAGCAATAAGAGTGTGGGAGTACTACTCTAACTACATTAGAGG CTTCCAGTTCCGGTACGGCTTCATCTGGTCCCCAGTTGCTGGCTACCAATATGGTCAGCCTCAGGAGATGGAGTTGCGTGACGGCGAAGCCATTGTCCAGATCTCTGGGAAACATGCCCACTACCTGCAGTCAGTGGTGTTCACCACCAACATGGGCCGCTCCCTGTATGCAGGCCAGCCAAGTGGCCACTCCTTCAATATGTATCCCACCAACGCCCAGGCTGAGCTGCGTTTCATCAGCGGCCGTGTCCATGGAGGCATCACCTCTATCGGGGCACACTGGGCTGTTGCTGATCCAACTTTCAACAGCACAGCTGGGCATTGA